In Candidatus Bathyarchaeia archaeon, the DNA window TGGTAAAATGGTTTGCACGGGAGCAAAATCGGAAAAGGAATCCCGCAGAGCTGTTATGACAGTTGTTAAAGAACTGAAAAAGAGCGGAATAATCATCATCAGCAAGCCGGAGTTGAAGGTTGTGAACATCGTTGCTTCTGCAGGGTTAGGCGGAAAGATAGATTTGGAGAAGACAGTTTCCACGCTTGGAAAAACGATGTATGAGCCGGAGCAGTTTCCAGGACTGATCTACAGGATGGACGAGCCTAGGGTGGTAATTCTTCTGTTCGCAAGCGGGAACCTTGTCTGCACAGGAGCGAAGAAAGAACAGGACGTTTATGATGCAGTGCATAAGCTTCACGCAAGCTTAGAGGAACAAAACCTCATATTCTACGAATAATAACTTCATACGTTATTCGCCTATCGCCTTCGTTTGCATATTCCTCATTGTATACGGATACCAAGCATAAACACAGCAGTAGTTGTTTGGATAGAATTTCCATCCGACACAAAACAGGCTTTATCTATTCGGGCTTAGTGGTATTGTCTGGACAGTTCAATGACCAGAAACGCTTATCGCGAGATCATTCAACGCCTCATGCGGATTCCTAAACCTACAGTCAAAGACGTAAACATGGTTAAGATGCAAGCTGCCCAAACCTATAACCTCCAGACTCTTCCACCCAACTCAATTCTGATAAGCAACCTAAAGCCCAAAGAAAAACGTCTTGTCTCCGTTCTGCGCAGAAAACAGATTCGCACCATCTCAGGCGTAACCATCGTAGCCGTCATGACCAAGCCTTACCCGTGCCCTAAAACCACACCTTGCGCCTACTGCCCTGGCGGGCCTTCTGTTGGCTCACCTCAGAGCTACACTGGTTTTGAACCAGCTGCTATGCGTGGCATACAAAACCGCTACAACCCTTACAGGCAGGTGCGCAGCCGCATTAATCAACTAGAATCAATCGGACACACAGTAGACAAAGTTGAGCTCGTAATCATGGGTGGAACCTTCCCAGCTACACCTAAGCAGTATCAGTCACGTTTTGTTCAACGCTGCCTAGACGCCATAACACAACAAAAATCCAAGTCACTAACAGAAGCAGAAAAACAAGCAGAAACCAGCCGAACCCGCAACGTTGGCATTACAGTTGAAACACGCCCTGACTGGTCAAAGCAACAGCAAGTAGACCACATGCTAGCTATGGGTGTGACCCGAGTTGAACTGGGAGTCCAAAACATCCACGACGACATATACCAGCTAGTCAATCGAGAACACACAGTCAAAGACGTAGTAGAAGCCACACGCACACTCAAAGACTCGGGTTTGAAAGTAGCTTACCACATGATGCCCGGCTTACCCGGCTCAAACCCCAAACGAGACCTAAACGCCTTCAAAACCATCTTCACCAACCCAGACTACAAACCTGACATGATCAAGATCTATCCCTGCTTAGTCTTGAAAGGCACCAAAACACACGAATGGTGGAAAAAAGGCACATACCAACCCTACACAACCGAACAAGCAGCCGAACTCATCGCGGAAATCAAGAAAACTATTCCACCATGGGTTCGCATCATGCGCGTTCAAAGAGACATACCAGCCCAATTAATTGAAGCAGGCGTCAAACACAGCAACCTCCGCCAACTCGCCCAACAAAAACTCCAAGAACAAAACATGCGCTGCAAGTGCATACGATGCCGAGAAGTAGGACACAGATGGCTCAAAGACCACGTCAAACCAAACCTCAACAACATCCACATCCAAACCACAAAGTATGAGGCTTCCGAAGGCGAAGAAATCTTCATCTCAGCCGAAGACACAGCCAACGACGTCTTAATCGGCTACCTACGCCTCCGCATCCCATCAGCCGAAGCCCACAGACCAGAAATCACAGCCGAACCGTGCAGCATAGTACGCGAACTACACGTTTACGGTCCAGTTGTGCCAGTTGGAAAACACCAAACCAAAGCATGGCAACACAAAGGCATCGGACAACAACTCCTCACAAAAGCCGAACACATCACACAGGAAGAATACAACCGCAGAAAGATTGTTATTATAAGCGCATTAGGAACAAAACAATACTACAAACGCTTCGGCTACCACCACGACGGACCATACATGTCCAAAACGCTGAAGTGAAAATCGATGAAACTATCCTTCCGCGACTACGCCCAAGGCGACGAAGAAACATACGTCAACATCCACAACGAAAGATACAAGACGTGTACATGGTTCAGCAAGCATGGCCCAATAACAGTCAGCAACGCTAAACAGGAAATCGAAGAAAAAAAGAAGAATCCTACATACAGGCTCATTTTCGCCCTAACCCAAGACCAGCCAATCGGGTTCATAGAAGCAAGCATGGAAGACGCAAACACCGGTCAAATCCACCATTACTCACCCTGCATCTTGCCAACCTCTCCACAACTGGAAGTAAGCTCCGCCCTAGTTGAAGCCGCAATCAAGCATCTTGAGGAACAGGGCGCTCAGAAACTCAAATACTCAATAATGGGAAGACCCAGCGACACTACACCATACATCGAACTTTATCAAGCCCTCGACTTCAAGATTGTACGCAAAGCACTAATCATGTGGAAGAAACTTGACACTCCACCAGAATACACAACACCTCTTCTCATCAAACTCGCAACCCTAAATCAAGTCAACGCAGACTGCTTCGTCGACCTATTCATGAAATGCTTTCAAGACTCAAAAGACCGAGACGCAGCTCAAATTGCATCCAACATCGAACAGACCAAGAAGTTCATACAGCAGCTACGCGAACGAGAAGGCTCCAACCATGACCCAGATGGTTGGATCGCAGCCTCACTCAACGGCGAATATGTGGGCTTCACAATCGCGGTTCAACAAGGCACCGACGGACTAATCGCTGAGGTAGGAGTTGCGCCACAATTCCGCAGATCAGGCATCGGAACCTATCTCACACTGAAAGGGTTAGAGAGACTGAAAGAACGAGGATTTAAACAGGCGTCGCTGGGCGTTGATGTCGAAAACACAGCCGCCATAGCACTCTACGATAAACTCGGCTTCGAAAAGCTACCATTCGAAGTCTACGAACTAGAAAAGGCAATAACTCCCTGAACTACTTCCGTTTAGCTTTAGGACTTTTCGAAACAACCTTCACAGGAAGCGAAAACTTCGAAGTGTCGATAGGAGCTGGACCAAGCACCTCCACTCCAACAATCTCCTTCTTACGGTCCAGATCAAGAATCACGCAATCTGAGATGGGCTCGCTTTCGACAATCTTCCCTCTTCTAAGTCGAATGTAGAGCGCGTTGGAACTTGGGTCATATTCTAGCAAAGCCAATGCGCTGGAGCCTCCTTTCGTCTACCCATAACACTGTAATTACCTCTATTTTTCCGTTTTTCTTTTCATAAATGACGACAAGCTCTCTCCCACGGATTTTCCCATGAGCTGCCAACCTACCATAACGAACCAAGATAACCTCTGCTGGATTTTCTAAAATCTTGTAAACCTGCGCTTCTCTGATGCCTCGATCCAGCATTCTCATTTCAGCATGAGGCTTTATGATCACAATCATCCCAAACAGCCCACAAGCCTCAATGTGTCTTCCCTTCTTGCTTTTAAAGCTAATAAATAGAGGGGCAAGCACTGAATAAGAACTGCTTACGAAGTGTAGCTGGAGAAAACGAATTTAGACGAAACGCTTCGGCTACCACCATGACGGACCATACATGTCAAAAACCTTGCGTGCCCCATACTCATGACGCACCAAAGTCCAAGCATTTCATGGAATCTTCACACAACGATACGCCCTACCCGCGATTACTTCCTTGTTGGGTCTCTGGCAAATAGGTAGAAGACTGTAGCAGCGACGATGCCGAATAATCCAAGTGCTGTTCCCAAACCCTCATAATCAAACCAGATAAGCGCCAGTCCGCCAACAGCCGCACCCAAAGCATAACCTAGATTCACAAAAGCGGAGTCCACCGACATCATAGTACCCCGATGTCCCGGAACCTGCTCAAGAGTCAAACTTATAGCCGCTGCAGTAACCATACCAAAAAGCAAAGCAGCCGTTAAGTTCAACAGCAAAGAAACCCAGAAATAAGGCACAAAAACGAAAGACACCGTGAACACACCAGCCAGCAAAGCAGTCACCGCTGTTGAGGGCTTACGCCCAATCCTATCCACAAATCGACCACTGACCAAACTACCAACAGTGTAGCAGGAAGCTGCCACCAGAATTATGAGGGCTGCAACATCAGTGGACGCTTCGAACCGCTGCATAAAAAACGCCACGCCATAATACAAAACCGCTGCAAAAGAAGCAGCCCGAAAGGCGTCACCCGCCAAACAAGCCAAAGCAGACCTATTCGACAGAACTTCCTTGAAACCCGAAAGAAAACCACTCCGACTCATTGCTGTCCCATGACTGTGAGAATCAGATGGAATGCCAAAGAACGCTAGTAAAAGACCAACAAACAAGAGAGGAGTAACAAAGCCCAAAAGCGAAAACCGCCAGCCTCCAAAGTCTGCAAGCAAATTCAAGACCAAAGGACCAACGACATAAGACATCGCACCCGCCCCAACAGTCCATGCAACGACTCTAGCCCTTTTCTCCAATGGAAAATGCTCTCCGACCAGCGCGTTAACCATCGGGTTAACCATCGCCAGCCCCAAACCACTTATAGAGTAAGCCAAGAGCATCCCAACGAAACCTGCCGCTAAGAAACACCCAACGGACGATACGGCAAAGAAAAGCAAACCCGTCATCAACAACGACTTGTGTCTAAAACGAACACACAGAAAACCCATAACCAACGCAAAAACAACCGCAGCCACAGAAGAAAAAGTGTTAACCTGACCCATAATGCCAACTTCCACCCCGAACTCCGTGGCAATAGGATACAGAAAGAGCCCCATCAAAACCGAAAGCGGACCAACAGAAAACGCACAGAACACCAACGTGGGAAGAAAAATCCTCTTTGAAGAAGCACTCGACTTTGAACCCACATCAGAGCCCATAATAGAAACCTGAGGTAACATCTTACCCTAATTAAACTATGGCTGCGCAGTTGCACGCGAAATGGGCTTTATTCTTCAATGCTGAAATACCCTCCTCAAGAAGACCGGCCCAACACGAAAAACAGAATAACGCAACACGATTATGTGTAGTCGTACCATCGATTAGACAACCTCGCAGCGTTGGTGAAACAGGATTTGGATGAGAAAACAATGGGCTACAAAGGAGAAGCCCTACAGCATCTCAAACAAGCCCAAGCTGAGATAGGCGACATAATCAAAATAACAAAAAACACCGAAACCTACGAAGGCATCCTGATTCCACGATCAGAATACAGCGACGACAAGCACATCGTCATCAAACTGAAAACAGGCTACAACATAGGCATCCACATAACCTCATCAACAAAAATCGAGAAGACCGGCGCAGGAGCCAAACCGGCATTCGTTGCCCCAGCTCCGCCAACACAAAAGCCCAACCTGCCCAAAGTCACAATCATCAGCACAGGCGGCACCATCGCTAGCAGAGTTGATTACCGCACAGGAGCAGTAAGGCCAGCGCTGTCAGCAAGCGACCTCTACAGCGTCGTACCAGAACTCTCAGACATAGCCACAATAGACGCAGAAATATTGTTCAGCATATTCAGCGAAGACATGACTGCGAAACACTGGTCGGAACTCGCCAAAGCAGTTGCCAAACGCATCGAGAAAGGCGAAGACGGAGTCATAGTGGCGCATGGAACAGACACCATGGGCTACACAGCCGCAGCCTTAAGCTTCGCATTGCAAGAACTACCCGTATCCGTCATACTAGTCGGCTCACAACGATCCGCAGACAGACCCAGCTCAGACGCAGCCACAAACCTAACCGGAGCCGTCACAGCCGCAGCTAAAGCACCTTTCGCCGAAGTCACATTAGCCATGCACGAAACCCCATCAGACACAGCCACAGTCCTGCACCGAGGCACAAAAGTCCGAAAATGCCACACCAGCCGCAGAGACACCTTCAAATCCATCAACACCGAACCACTCGCCAAAGTCGAAAACGGCAACGTAATCATGCTCACACAAGACTACCGCAAAAGAGACAAAAACAGAAAACTCGTCTTAAAGCCAAATTTCGAAGAAAAAGTAGCGCTACTAAAGTTTCATCCCGGCTTCAACCCTGAAATAATCGACCACCTCGTGGGTAATGGGTACAAAGGCATAGTTTTTGAAGGCACGGGACTCGGGCACATCAGCCACCAGTGCCTAAACTCAGTTCGCGCAGCAGTGGAAAAAGATGTAATCGTAGCTATGACCAGCCAATGCATTTGGGGCAGAGTAGACATGAACGTCTACGACACGGGCAGAGACTTCCTCAACGCTGGCGTCACCCCACTCGAAGACATGCTCAGCGAAACCGCACTAGTCAAACTCATGTGGACACTTGGACAAACTCGCAAGCCAGACGAAGCCAAAAAACTGCTCACAACCAACATTGCAGGCGAAATTTCGCCACGCACTCTGAGCGAAACCGACACAGGTTGACACAGCCTATGAGCATAGACTACGCTAAACTAGGCTTAAAAGTCGGCTTAGAAATCCATCAGCAACTCGACACAGCAGAAAAACTGTTCTGCAGCTGCAAACCCGAACTCTTCAAAGAAAACCCAGAAATCACGTTTCTCAGACGCCTACGCCCAACCCAGAGCGAGCTAGGGCAAATCGATCCAGCAGCCTACTTCGAGTTTCAAAAAGGCGTCAAAATCCTCTACGAAGCCACTAAGACAACATCGTGCCTAGTTGAAATGGACGAGGAACCACCGCACAACCTCAACCATGAAGCAGTTGAAATCGCCCTAACCGTGGCACTTATGGCAAACGCCAAACCAGCCGACGAAATCCACGTCATGCGCAAAACCGTCATAGACGGCTCAAACACCACAGGCTTCCAACGCACATGCGTCACAGCGCTCAACGGCGAAATCGAAGTCGAAGCCAAAAAAATCCCAATCCAACTCATCGCCTTAGAAGAAGACGCAGCCCGAAAAATGAACGAGGAAGAAAGCGGCAAAACAATACGCTACCGAATCGACCGCCTAGGCATACCACTAATCGAAGTCACAACCGCCCCCGTCTTGTACACGCCGCAGGAAACCGAGAAAACAGCATTGGCAATAGGATGCATTCTGAGAGCCACGGGCAAAGTCAAACGAGGCTTGGGCACAATACGCCAAGACCTAAACATAAGCATACCAGACGGCGCATTAATCGAAATCAAAGGCGTCCAAGAACTCGAACTCGTCTCCAAGGCAGTGGAATACGAAGTCCAGCGCCAGCTCAACCTCATCAAAATCAAAGAAGAACTCCAAAAACGAGGCACAACTAAAGACACCCTAACCGAAGAATTCACCGACGTATCAAAAGCCTTCCAAAAAACCCAAAGCAAAGTCATCAAAAAAGCCCTAAGCGAACACAAGCCGGTACTAGCTGTCAAACTTCCACGTTTCGCGAGTCTACTTGGAACCGAATTGATGCCCGGAGTACGACTAGGCACTGAAATGGCTGATCGAGCACGCTTCTGGGGCAGAGTCGGCGGCTTGTTCCACACCGACGAAATGCCAGCCTACGGAATAACCACACAAGAAGTAGAGGAACTGAGAAAACTAGCAAAGGCGGAAGAGCAAGACGCAGTAGTCTTCGTAGCCGACGCCGTGGAAAACGCCACAGACGCCCTAAAAGCCGTAATCGAAAGAGCCAAAGAAGCCCTCAAAGGCGTACCCGAAGAAACCCGCGCAGCCAACCCCGACGGCACAACAAGGTACATGCGACCCAGACCCGGCGCTGCAAGAATGTACCCAGAAACCGACGTGCCACCCATACAAATCAGGGGAGACTACCTGAAACAACTGCGAACTCGGCTCCCAGAAATGCCCGAACAAAAAATGGAACGCCTAACCAAGGCTTATGGCTTAAACCAGAAACTAGCCAAACAAGTCCTAGACTCAGAGTACGCGCCACTCTTCGAGATCATCGTCAAAGAAACCAAAGTCTCACCCACAATAGTAGCAGCAGTCCTAACTGAAACCATAAAAAGCCTCAAACGCGAAGGCATCCAAACCGAAAACGTCACAGACCAGCAACTCCGCGAACTCTTCACCCAAATAGACGCTGGACAAACCACGAAAGAAGCCGTTCCCGACATCATCACTTGGCTAGCCACACATGAAGGCGCATCAGCAAAACAAGCCGTAGACAATTTAGGCTTAGGCATGCTCTCCGAAAAAGAACTCGACCACCTCATCGACGAAGCAATTCAAGAAAACAAAAGCCTAATCGAAAAAAGCGGAGAAGCCGCATTCAGCGCCTTAATGGGCCAAATCATGAAAAAAACACGCGGCAAAGCCAACGCTGAACAAATCGCCAACACATTAAAAAAGAAACTAAAGAAAACCTAGCGCTTCGCCCCAAAATCAGCGATTACGTTGGCATACACTTTAGCCGCGTTCTTAATGTCTTTAACGTAGACGAATTCATCGTAGGTGTGGGCTAACTCGCCACAGCCCGGTCCAAACGACATAGCTGGAATGCCGAGCATCCTGCGGAAGAAGTGAGCGTCAGTGGTCGCAGGCATGTAAGTCGGAGGCGGCACATACCCAAAGACCGGCTTAGCACCTTTCTGAATAGCTTTGACTAGAGAGTCGTCGGCAGGCGTGTACGAAGGCAACGTCTTGTTGATGACCGAAACCTCAAAGTCTTCTGGAAGCAGGCTACGCACAAATTTTTCCACACCGTCAGGACTCCCCCCAGCAGGCACGCGGATGTCGACTTCAGCCCAGCATTTCTCAGGCACAACATTAGTTTTGGTTCCACCAGCTATGACACCGATATTAACCGTGTAATGCGTAAGCGTCCTCACCAGCTTACTCGGCGCGATACCATCCTTCAACGCTAACCTGCGCTGTTCCCTTTCCCCGTTCTTGACCAGAGCCTTTGCATCTTGCGGTGTCTCAACCGCTTCAGCCTCCAAAGCCTTCAACGTTGGCAAAAAACTGGTTAACATTTCAATGGCGTTTCGACCCCGCGGCGGCGTGCTACCATGCGCTGGCTTGCCGAAAGCAGTGATATTGAGCCAACAGGTTCCACGTTCCCCAGCAACTATGGAATAGTGCCCGTCCAAGTAGCCAGTTGGCTCAGTGATTAAGCAGGCGTCGCCCGTCAACTTCTTGTTCTGCACCAGCCAGATGACGCCAGCGGGTCCCTGAGCCTCCTCATCTGGAACATTAGCAACAGTGATTCTTTCTGGCAGCTCGTCTTCGAAATCTTTTGCAGCTGCCGTCGCCATAAGCTGCGCGGCTACGCCTGCCTTCTGGTCGGTTGCGCCTCGCCCGTACAGTTTGCCCTGCTTGACTTCGCCCTTGTACGGGGGCACAGTCCACTTAGTTGTGTCGCCAGCTGGAACTACGTCCATGTGTCCGCATAGAATCAGCGAAGGCTTGCCCTTTCCAACAGTGCCTATTACACTGACGTGTCCCTCTTCCGGTTCAAGCTTCTGATAACTGATGCCCTCCTGTTTCAGAAAGTCTTCACACACTTTCGCAACGTCTGAGACATCTCCGGGGGGATTCTCACTTCTCGCTTGAACCAGCTCGCTGCACAGTTTGGTTAATTCGTTCTGGCGTTTCTCAATGATGTCAGCCACTTTTTGGTTGAGTGATTTCAACTTGTCGCACCTGCGCAAAGTTCTGCTTATGATTGTAGATAGGTTTCAGCAAACGCTTAATAAATGGATACTTATCTTCTCTATGCCTAATCAAGTTTCATGGAGAGACAGCTTCAACCATGGCGAAGTTCAAGGTCATTGTCTCCGACCCGTCTGCCAAATCAAAAGTCGTCGAGCTAGAAGGCGCCCGAGCCGTGCCCCTAATCGGCAAACGCATAGGCGAAACCATAGACGGCACAGTTGTAGGCATGTCAGGCGCCAAAATGCAAATCACAGGCGGCTCAGACAAAGACGGCTTTCCCATGCGCCCCAACGTACACGGCGGCGTACGAATCAGCGTCATGCTAAGCAAAGGCATAGGATTCCACCCCACACACGAAGGCGAACGCCAACGCAAAACAGTCCGCGGAAACATCATAACCGAAGACATAGTCCAAATCAACATGAAAACGCTGGAAAAAGAGAAGAAAGCGGAGAAACCCAAGAAAACCAAGAAACCAAAAGTTGAAGCAGAAGCTGAACCCGAGTCTACTCAACCCGCACAACCCTCAACCGCCACAAGCGGAGGTGAAACCGCTGAAGAAACTGCCCAAACAACCGGAGGTTAACATAGGCACAATTGGACACGTGGATCACGGCAAAACCACACTTGTCCAGTCGTTAACCGGTGTTTGGGCATCAAGACACAGCGAAGAACTTCGCCGCGGCATCACAATCAAACTAGGCTACGCAGACACGCCTGTATACAAATGCCCCGACTGCCCGCCACCACAGTGTTATTCAACCGAACCCAAATGCAAAGGCTGCCCAAAACCAGGCGAATTCGTCAGAGCCGTCAGCTTTGTAGATGCACCCGGCCACGAAGCATTGATGGCCACGATGCTTTCAGGCGCAGCCGTGATGGACGGAGCCATGCTTGTCGTAGCCGCCGACGAAACTTGTCCTCAACCCCAAACTAGAGAGCACTTGGCTGCTATTGAAATTGTGAACGTCAAGAACCTCATCATCATACAAAACAAGATCGATTTAGTTGACGAGAAAAGAGCGCTAGAAAACTACGAGCAAATAAAGAGCTTTGTCAAAGGCAGCATAGCTGAAAACGCGCCCATCATTCCCATTTCAGCCCAGCACGGCGCGAACATTGACGTTTTGATCCAAGCCTTAGAAGAACACGTTCCCACACCCAAACGTGATTCGACAAAACCAGTAAGGATGTCTGTTCTCAGGTCTTTCGACGTGAACAAACCAGGCACAACTGTGGACGAATTGGCTGGCGGCGTTTTGGGCGGAACGATATTCCAAGGCGTACTCAAAGTTAACGACGAAGTAGAGATTCGCCCAGGAGTCAGAGTGGAAAAAGCTGGAAGAACCATTTATGAACCGTTGTACTCAGAGGTGACCACCCTTCAAGCAGGCGGCAACGCCGTTGACGAAGCTCGACCAGGAGGTCTAGTGGGCATGGGCACACTACTTGATCCGTCTCTGACCAAAGCCGATGGCTTGACAGGCAACATTGTCGGAAAGCCTGAGACGTTGCCGCCCACGCTTTCAGAGTTAACAATGGAGACCCACCTGTTTCCACGCGCACTGGGAACCAAAGAGCTAATGGAGATCGAAAACGTGCGCGTCGGCGAAGCTCTTCTACTAGATGTGGGAACCACCATAACATCTGGAGCTGTTACATCGATAAGAGGCGAAAACGCCACGCTGAAACTCAGTCGCCCGGTAAGTGCTGAAGAAGGCGCGCGAACCGCGATAAGCCGCAAAATCGCTGGAAGATGGCGACTCATAGGCTATGGTATAATCACGTAGTCATTAGGTAAGAGTGCACTTCACAGAGAGGCTTGCATATTTAGCGTCCTGATTTCTCCGTAAATCGTTAATGCAACTTCTTGTCTCTGTTGCTATGTTGCCAAATCGGCAGAGGGGGAGATGATTTATGAATGTAAAACAATTCATGATAGGAATGCTACTAGCGTTAGCCTTGTTGACTATGGCTCACGCTCCGTTGTCGGGTCAACAGGGCAACGGTCGATATGATCCGTGGCTTGATTACGACGAAAACGGAATCATAGATGCCAATGAGCTTCAGCGATTGGGAGAGGCATACGGCTCCACAGGAGATCCCACGAAAAACATTACCATAGCTGGCCATGCAACACAGTATCTTAGACCGGGTGGCGTGAACATTATGATTCCGCCATCAGGTAGTTGGCTTTCAAGCATGATCTCAATCGATGGTTACGCCAAGGTAACAGTCTTAATCTGGTTGTCAACACCTGGAAACTGTTATTTCAAAATATATGCCGGCGACGACGCTGGTTATTCATGGCTCATAGAAACAGCTACCCCAAATGGCCAGAGCTGGGTCAAAACCTATGACGCCATGAGCCAGCGAATTCAAATAGAAATCTTCAATAGCAGTCCTAGCACCGTAACGGCACAGGTAAGCGTTTACCTCGTGGCATAAAATGCCTATATGTCTCACGCCGTCCCATTGTAAACTGGAAGACGTCATCACAGAAGAACGCAGAGGAGCAGAGCCTCAGGCTTCCTTTATCTCGGGTTCTTTCACTTTACTAATTAGCAGCGCCGCGGCTGCGAGTTCAGTCGTGGCAAAGATGTAGAAGGGCACAGCTGGACCAAATGTCTGGTAAGCGAAGCCTCCTGCAAGCGCACCTAAGCCAACAGCGAGAAAGCTGCTCATATCCCACAGTGCGTTTACGCGTCCCCTGACTGGTCTTGGCGTAAGATCGGCTTGAAGAGCCTCATGCGCCG includes these proteins:
- a CDS encoding DUF4258 domain-containing protein, with amino-acid sequence MIVIIKPHAEMRMLDRGIREAQVYKILENPAEVILVRYGRLAAHGKIRGRELVVIYEKKNGKIEVITVLWVDERRLQRIGFARI
- a CDS encoding MFS transporter; its protein translation is MGLFLYPIATEFGVEVGIMGQVNTFSSVAAVVFALVMGFLCVRFRHKSLLMTGLLFFAVSSVGCFLAAGFVGMLLAYSISGLGLAMVNPMVNALVGEHFPLEKRARVVAWTVGAGAMSYVVGPLVLNLLADFGGWRFSLLGFVTPLLFVGLLLAFFGIPSDSHSHGTAMSRSGFLSGFKEVLSNRSALACLAGDAFRAASFAAVLYYGVAFFMQRFEASTDVAALIILVAASCYTVGSLVSGRFVDRIGRKPSTAVTALLAGVFTVSFVFVPYFWVSLLLNLTAALLFGMVTAAAISLTLEQVPGHRGTMMSVDSAFVNLGYALGAAVGGLALIWFDYEGLGTALGLFGIVAATVFYLFARDPTRK
- a CDS encoding tRNA uridine(34) 5-carboxymethylaminomethyl modification radical SAM/GNAT enzyme Elp3, whose product is MTRNAYREIIQRLMRIPKPTVKDVNMVKMQAAQTYNLQTLPPNSILISNLKPKEKRLVSVLRRKQIRTISGVTIVAVMTKPYPCPKTTPCAYCPGGPSVGSPQSYTGFEPAAMRGIQNRYNPYRQVRSRINQLESIGHTVDKVELVIMGGTFPATPKQYQSRFVQRCLDAITQQKSKSLTEAEKQAETSRTRNVGITVETRPDWSKQQQVDHMLAMGVTRVELGVQNIHDDIYQLVNREHTVKDVVEATRTLKDSGLKVAYHMMPGLPGSNPKRDLNAFKTIFTNPDYKPDMIKIYPCLVLKGTKTHEWWKKGTYQPYTTEQAAELIAEIKKTIPPWVRIMRVQRDIPAQLIEAGVKHSNLRQLAQQKLQEQNMRCKCIRCREVGHRWLKDHVKPNLNNIHIQTTKYEASEGEEIFISAEDTANDVLIGYLRLRIPSAEAHRPEITAEPCSIVRELHVYGPVVPVGKHQTKAWQHKGIGQQLLTKAEHITQEEYNRRKIVIISALGTKQYYKRFGYHHDGPYMSKTLK
- the gatE gene encoding Glu-tRNA(Gln) amidotransferase subunit GatE, with product MSIDYAKLGLKVGLEIHQQLDTAEKLFCSCKPELFKENPEITFLRRLRPTQSELGQIDPAAYFEFQKGVKILYEATKTTSCLVEMDEEPPHNLNHEAVEIALTVALMANAKPADEIHVMRKTVIDGSNTTGFQRTCVTALNGEIEVEAKKIPIQLIALEEDAARKMNEEESGKTIRYRIDRLGIPLIEVTTAPVLYTPQETEKTALAIGCILRATGKVKRGLGTIRQDLNISIPDGALIEIKGVQELELVSKAVEYEVQRQLNLIKIKEELQKRGTTKDTLTEEFTDVSKAFQKTQSKVIKKALSEHKPVLAVKLPRFASLLGTELMPGVRLGTEMADRARFWGRVGGLFHTDEMPAYGITTQEVEELRKLAKAEEQDAVVFVADAVENATDALKAVIERAKEALKGVPEETRAANPDGTTRYMRPRPGAARMYPETDVPPIQIRGDYLKQLRTRLPEMPEQKMERLTKAYGLNQKLAKQVLDSEYAPLFEIIVKETKVSPTIVAAVLTETIKSLKREGIQTENVTDQQLRELFTQIDAGQTTKEAVPDIITWLATHEGASAKQAVDNLGLGMLSEKELDHLIDEAIQENKSLIEKSGEAAFSALMGQIMKKTRGKANAEQIANTLKKKLKKT
- a CDS encoding TATA box-binding protein, whose amino-acid sequence is GKMVCTGAKSEKESRRAVMTVVKELKKSGIIIISKPELKVVNIVASAGLGGKIDLEKTVSTLGKTMYEPEQFPGLIYRMDEPRVVILLFASGNLVCTGAKKEQDVYDAVHKLHASLEEQNLIFYE
- a CDS encoding GNAT family N-acetyltransferase, with the translated sequence MKLSFRDYAQGDEETYVNIHNERYKTCTWFSKHGPITVSNAKQEIEEKKKNPTYRLIFALTQDQPIGFIEASMEDANTGQIHHYSPCILPTSPQLEVSSALVEAAIKHLEEQGAQKLKYSIMGRPSDTTPYIELYQALDFKIVRKALIMWKKLDTPPEYTTPLLIKLATLNQVNADCFVDLFMKCFQDSKDRDAAQIASNIEQTKKFIQQLREREGSNHDPDGWIAASLNGEYVGFTIAVQQGTDGLIAEVGVAPQFRRSGIGTYLTLKGLERLKERGFKQASLGVDVENTAAIALYDKLGFEKLPFEVYELEKAITP
- the gatD gene encoding Glu-tRNA(Gln) amidotransferase subunit GatD; this translates as MGYKGEALQHLKQAQAEIGDIIKITKNTETYEGILIPRSEYSDDKHIVIKLKTGYNIGIHITSSTKIEKTGAGAKPAFVAPAPPTQKPNLPKVTIISTGGTIASRVDYRTGAVRPALSASDLYSVVPELSDIATIDAEILFSIFSEDMTAKHWSELAKAVAKRIEKGEDGVIVAHGTDTMGYTAAALSFALQELPVSVILVGSQRSADRPSSDAATNLTGAVTAAAKAPFAEVTLAMHETPSDTATVLHRGTKVRKCHTSRRDTFKSINTEPLAKVENGNVIMLTQDYRKRDKNRKLVLKPNFEEKVALLKFHPGFNPEIIDHLVGNGYKGIVFEGTGLGHISHQCLNSVRAAVEKDVIVAMTSQCIWGRVDMNVYDTGRDFLNAGVTPLEDMLSETALVKLMWTLGQTRKPDEAKKLLTTNIAGEISPRTLSETDTG
- a CDS encoding DUF2283 domain-containing protein; protein product: MALLEYDPSSNALYIRLRRGKIVESEPISDCVILDLDRKKEIVGVEVLGPAPIDTSKFSLPVKVVSKSPKAKRK